The genomic window ctgctggatcgcctgctgctgtcgcttGAACTCATCTTGTCGAGTCTGGAACTGTGCAAAAGTAGGGGCGGTCTCTTGTGCCTgggagcctgatcctgcctcattcgctcaaggatggcaagaagagcggggtctgtctgtgacgcaggtggagctgaactagagctaccggcctcatggtcatgtcgtcgtggaggcatctgagggatatcgtggtagtcctcatctgagctatcgttggggtcgctctcgaccatcccctcctactgagcatcaaattgctcctcctctatagccgcTATGCCTctaatggtctcatcctgctgagctgcggtctctggcacctctggacatcggctcggctggctgggtgtcctcactgcactatgttggatcatctgagtcatgttgtatgcaggaaactctgtggtagcaccactatactctgctagcatctcaggtggcctcacagtaactgccctatggatcaggaatgtaatccagtgagcatatgacaGCTTCctatgacccctaaacccctttgcaatagtatcctccgtctctaatagaaggagatcccaaatgtcaaacagtCTGCTGCATTAGAGAGTTCAGTAGTCATAGTTGTATGTGAGTCAGGCCCTCACGATACCtcatcctcggaagcagtgtcctcatcataatagcatcaagcactctagcagtgggagtgagatcactaggtgtcctactagacccctcgccgaatggctctgtgaagcaatagcggactagatctgtagggggtaccataccgccatgagggcatctgggaggcgctgtctgtgttgaccggacgcatccggccatgattttccctctatggaaccttactggagttgaccggatgctgggacttagcgtccggtcacttcacctctcagcgtccggtcgcaccagacgatttcaccttgatcaaatgaactgaccggactctgcgccagcgtccggtcactccggagccagcatctggtcaatatttgaccctccattcacttctaactctcgatcatatgtgaataaagtttgctccaatggatctaagggctttttaggagctacctagtgctagatttatcaagtgtgcaccacacctaactcactagactcacctaggtcaagctacccatccatacccccttaatagtacggccaaaggaaaaaacaaagtcctaaactactctaagtgtctcttcaactccaatcgacacttagaactagtccatccttaaccttgtcgtccatcctttaaaaactgaaacgatttccatcgtaggggcatgaccaccatgatagcccaatcgatctccattaccatgacctaacttaattgcctctgcaaaacacacgctaATCGTAGTAAttgtgtattgtcattaatcactgaaacccaactaggggacctagatgctttcaggcccgttggccatctatagcgTCGGGTCACTTATACCCATTAACTTCGGCTGGTCAAATCCCGACCTCCCACTCTGATTGGATGGCTGGCATCGCTCCCGCATCAGCCCTCAGAGCTGGGCCATGTCGTTAGTGCCTGTTTAGTACCGCTTCAAGGCAACTTCATAATTTCAGCTTCAATAACCAAACGGCTATCTGGCGTGCTGCTTCCCGGGGAGAAGTCCTGGATTTGCCGCTGAGGGCTGCCTGCGTTGGGGAGACCTAAAAAATACCAGCTTCTACTGACTTCCCTCACGCTTCATGGGTCCACGCACCGAGGAGACCTTCTCAGGCCACGCGCAGACGTGTTGTTGGTGCCTGCGGATGCGAACCTGACCAACGGGCCTGGTCCGAGCCCGACGTAAAAAGTGAGTGTAACTGAAACTACAGTTTGCATATTAGCCTTCATTTTGTACACCTAAAACCACATTTTACTTGTTGACATGTTTGTGAATGTGAGGAATCATAATTATCCGCTGTGTATATTAACCATGAGGGCATGAACCCAACATCACCTGGATGGCCGACGCGTGGCCTGACCCCTACCAGATCGAGCCGACGAGCCAAGTCCGCAGCCGCAGGGAACGCATCCTCGTTGGTCAACCCCGCCAGCTCCATACTGCTTGAAACCTTCATCATTCTTAAGGGTCCTCTAGTCCAGTTGGTCAGAGTACCCGGCGACACtactcaggtcctgggttcgactcctcatgggagcgaatttcaggctgagggTTAAAAAATCTCCTTGTTCGTTCCATATCCAAAGCAGTGGGGAGCACCGGCCCAATTCTCACTTGGGCGGCGGAAAGCCACCGTGTAAGGGGGGGGCGGGGGTTCGGGGATTTTCTTGGTCctggtgagaaggtcttcttcttattTGGAATGTTGCGGGGGCAGTCTTAACCCCTTCAAGTCGAGTTTTTTTACTTGCCAGATGCTTTCGCAACACATGCCTGAGCGCGTATTTCATTAAAAAAAGCTGCTGAGAGGGAGATGCCTCCTACCCTAGTTCATTAAAACGAAGCGACTTGTCCCGGTCACGAAAAAAACCCAAACCCTGGCTGCGCCAGCTGATGGGGATTTTTATTGTGCAGCATCCCGGATTTGAGCCTGGGTGGGTGGCACATCTACTGGATGTCCTACCACTGAGCTACAAGCTCATTTGCTCGTATGTCATTAAGGGGGCATTTAGATCCATTTTATTTAGaggaattaaaatctacttaataaattaggctATTTTGTTTGGAATTTGGACATTCCACCACTCTCTACAGTTCACATATAAACCTATCTCAAAATTATAGGGTGGGAGATGGAAGTTGATTCTATAGATCAATATTCTATGTTTCTACTATAACACCTTCTTCAACTCGCTCCCCTAcggtagaaatgcaacatataagtatctcTCTTATGTAGCCAATaatatatacaaatataatctATATACGACCATATTAacttaattaatatgtgtctaaattatgattattaagaTGAATTCAATTCTAAGGATTCAAACAGGACCTAAGAAGAAAGCAAGTGTGATCAAACACGTACCCGAACCTAGAAGTGGCTCAGGCTGCACAAGATTCAAAAGTTATTAATACAAACAAGCGACCGAAAAAACGGCCTAGTCAGTACCTAGTGTCGCAGAGTTTGTTACTCAGCCCTCCCAAAAAAGATCCTGTCACTCAGCTACTGAAATCACTTTCTTGATGCTCCTTCAGGGCTTCAATCCCGCATGTAACGGTCAGTACATTGCACTAGAATGCAGTGATGGAGTTGCTTCTGCAATCAAGCGGTCTTGAGTGGATTGACAAAATTGCAGATAAACAGCTTTCTAATTTCAGCTGCGCTCTGAGCCTGAATATAAATCTTCAGGAGTTAGAACGAAGTTTAGCGTTTTCTAGCAAGAAAACGTAAAAAGTGAGTGTAACTGCAACTACAGTTTGTATATTAACCTTAGTTATGTACATCTAAAACCACATCTTACTTGTTGACAGGTTTGTGAACGTGAGGAATCCTAATTATCCGGTGTGTACTGTCTTGCTGATGTGCTTCATATTCAGTCAAATGAGAAAATGGTAGTTGCAGACATAGCCCATGGATACTGCATACAGAAGTAGCTGTGTGATTGGATCAATACAGGGACCTGTAACTGCACACTCCTAAAAAATGTGAACTCCGGGCATTCATATAGAAAATCATTACAGGTACCTGCTTGCGACTCCATGCCTGATTTCCATTGCTAATTACTCTTTAATGTCACAAGGTAAGATCAAAAAGCATACCAAACGTTTCTGAATTCTGATCATTGTGAAGTGTTAGAGATGCACTTGTATCAGAGCCAATGGTTCTATTGTTTAATGAAAGTTATGGCTTCAGACAGGACAAGTTTTTGGGGACATACTATGGTTGACATTTCCAAATTCTGTCACACACTCATGCTACTGCTAGAGATGTCCATATAGCAAAAGCTTATGATCCAGTGGTGAAATACCTTATTTATTATTCCAGCTATGAATCTGGCCATCCTCTTGCTCACGcgtgcacacatacacacaataGTATATTAATGCATTCACGAAACAGTGTGCCAGCGAACTACTCCGACTATTTGAGCTGGCATGTAAAAACTTTTCACACATATTGGATTTCCCCCAATCCTGATATGCTCGTATGGCTTTATGAGATGTGATACCATCATGTGTGGAACACTTTGAGCTACTATAGGCCGGAGTCGCTCGTCACCGCCTAGCTCGCGGCCGAGCTCCCGGGCAACGGCGGCTTCGTCCTGTGGGCTGGAGTACACAAAGCCCAGTTCTGAGCTACGGCCCGCATAAAGGCTCATAGCCCAACTTGACACAAGCCCACCCGCAGCAACAACCACCTTCTCGATCTCCGGGGGGAGTCAGCACCGAGTCACAGACTGGAACTCATCCATCCATCAATCAAACTTCTAGAATCCTCTAGAACGTCAGAATTCAGAACACCCGCGTCTCTCCCCTTCCCGGCTCCCAGCCTCTCTGCGCTGCGGCGATGCGGTGGCTATCGAGGCTGCTCTCTCACGCCGCCGCGGCCGGGAGGGCCTCCGCGGCGGCGAGGTCCACCCCTAGTCTCGTCAAGGGAGGATCCCACGGGTTCGCCAGCGGCGGCCGGGATGGGTCACCGGCGGTGCCCCGGGAGTGGCTGCGGAAGCTGTGGGTAGACGAGCTGAGGAAGCAGAAGGAGGCCGCGAGGAGGTGGGGCGTCGGCGCGTCACCCGGGAACGCCGGCGGCGGTGCGGAGCCTTCGCTCGGCGCGTACGCGAGTTCTGTGGAGGCTGCGGGAGCGACCAGGGAGGCACCGTCAAGGAACTATCAGTACGAATACCGGGACCTCAACCCCTTCGAGGCAAGCGGATTCTGAAATTCTAATTGAACCTTCTGTTTGTAGTTTGGTTTACATTGTTGTGTGTGGTAACATTTGATTTGATCCGATGTTATGTTAGACTATTCGATAATTGGGCTACAGAGAGTGCACAAAGAGAGTATACTCTCGTTATTTTCACTTTTCAGAAGTTAAGAAAAAATATGGAATTGGAGGTCAATATGCATTTGTTAGGCTGAGTAATATAATTACTAATTAGTGTGAGAATCCTATACTGCCCAGTCAGTTAAAAACTTCTCACCCAGTTAACCATCTGTTTTATTGTTCCATATTTCTTAATCTTTCCTAACTTATTTGCTtgattggccctgttcgcttctcttataagagtgtttttctctctcgactaaatcagccggaacagtgtttcggcttgttttttcagcgaagcgaacggggccattgtacCTGGTTACTTGATGTTTTAACTTCATTGGGAATTGGGAATGTTCCCTGTGCTCAAATTTGAAGAACTATTTTCTGTAGCTATTGTAATAACTGATAATGTTTTTAAATGTATTTATAGGCCAAACTGGCTTCAGAGATTGCACGAAGATAATATAGTCAGTATTTCAAAAATTAAGAAAAAATGTTGGAATTGGAGGTCAACATGCATTTGTTAGGCAGAGTAATTGATCCGTGAATCCTATGCTGCCCTGTCAGTTTTTATATACTGTCCAATCCTTTAGAAATGTATTGAATTAGTATCCCCTATTTCTTAATCTTTCCTACCTTCTTTGCTTGATTGTGCCTGGCTACTTGTGCTTTATCTTGATTGGCAATGTTCCCTGTGCTCAAATTTGAAGAATTATTCTGTAGCTATTGGAATAACCGataatgaagggcgggcctggtgcaagcggtagagtcttaccgcttgtgagcggaaggtcccgggttcgagtcgcggtctcctcgcattgcacaggcgagggtaaggcttgccactgacactcttccccagaccccgcacagagcgggagctctctgcactgggtacgccctttttttttattGGAATAACcgataatatatttttaatgtgTTTATAGGCCAAACTGGCTCCGCTTCTTGCAAGAGCTAACCTCATCATTGCCAGGGATATTGAGTGGGCGAACATCATGTTTGCTTTTGAGCAGGTGAATTGTGTGTACAGACTAGTGCATGTGCAACAAGTTTCTGGTTTAAGATGCTTCACCATTTCTTTTCAAAATCTTATATATTATCATCTGGATTGCAGGAGAGCAGGTATATCATAATGGACCCACTCTTTCCACAATCTGTAAGTTTTTTATTCTGTCCTTGTTGTAATCGGTTCCCTTGCTGCATTATCTATGTATTCTAACTCTTTACTCCTATGTTTTGAGCATTGACTTCCTTGTTCTTGCAATGTCCAGCCAGTAGGTTTTATTCGAGAGAAAAGCAACGTCATCTTTAGGCAGGTATGTCTATGATTCTATGTGGTTTCTTGATCCTAAATAAACTTGTGTTAGCTTGTTCTATGTCTTCATGGCATTTTTTTTAAATTGAGTCAAGGGTCAAGAAAATTCAATTGACCTGCGTAGCAATCCGCTAGTCCCTATGTTGGAAGTATCTGATTTCGCATTCACTTCAAATTGGTTGCATACTTGGGATTTTGGATTTAGTTATTCTTATATACTCTATGTGCAGTCAATATTGTTAATTGTACCTTGTCACTATCTACTGTATTTTATCTCCATATGAAACATCATCACTACCTCATGCATCATGTGCTACTGAGAGACTGAAAAAATATCTTTGTTCCCCCTGTGCTAGAGAACAAGTATTGGCAGGCTTTCACTTTCAGTCATGAATCATTATTGAGTAGGTTGGACTGATAACTAAAGTTTCTTAATCAGGGCTCCGTTATATTATTTTGCTCTTATCTTATCTTGGGTGGTTTGGCAAATAATTTGTTATTGTAGCGGCTGATGCAATTAGAGTTGGCAGCAATGTTTTCTGTAAGACCACACATCAAGACATTTAAATTAAATATATTCCCATGTAACGTTAAAGGTAGTTAAATCCAGCTTCTGTGATTGGTAAAATGGACAAAGAGGATAATTGGGTGGGTTGAAGTGTGGCAACTCTTGGAATTTGTGGCAAGTTGCTGGCCATCCCAGTCTTTAATCTTGTACAGTAGATGGTGTTGTTTCTCAGAATTGTTCTGTATGCTTATTTCCCCTCTTAAGGTATGTTTGGTGTTGTGCTTGTTGATTTAGTCTAGACATGTTATTGCACATTATCTCAATAGTGCATTGCCTTATTATCATAAAGTTCATAACTGGTATATAGATACCGTGATGTCAAGCATTAAATATGTATTGGCTTTATAATTGTGATTTTAGGAAGAAAAGAGTGTATCCTTATAATTTATTTTTACTTCTTGGAGATTACTAGTGCAAATCCAATCCCCTTTTGTTCATGTTTCAGCTACTTAGAACAAGGCGGCCATTTGTTGCAGAAATAACGGATGCTATGGGTAACGAGATATTTAAGGTAATATTTCTGCAAGCCACTATGGTGTTTTGTGGAAAAAAATATTGAATTGTGCTACTGGGTTTAGGTTCGCAGGCCATTTTGGTGGATCAACAGCTCAATTTATGCAGAAGTGGATGGTAAGGTATGTAAATATTCTTCACTAGATTGCTCTAACTAGGGTAGAACTATCATCTGCATATGACTCTATGGGGAAGTGCTGATAAAGCTTCATTGTTTGGGTTTTGTCAGGAGGTAGGTGTAGTACACAGGCGTTGGCACCTTTGGCGGAGAATTTATGACCTGTACTTAGGGTAATATGGTATTCTGATACATTTCCCTTATCTTGTTGACTAAGCACAAATCTCCCAGTTCACTGAGCCGTTCCTGTCTTACTATCCTGAAACCATCTCATCATATTTCAGGAATAGGCAATTTGCAGTTGTTGAGAATCCGGGATTCTGGAACTGGACCTTTAGCCTGGTAGATGAAGATGATAAACTGTTGGCTCAGATTGATCGTAACTGGAGGGGCATCGGCTTTGAGGTAATATCCTTTTCATTGTATATTGATCAAAGTATACACTTTTGTTATACCTAATGGGCGTCCATGTCCATGCATGCTCTTATGAACTGATTGCATATTGGACAGCAAACAATGTTTTCATCAACATGGATACAGATTAATGATTTAAACTTAGATCGCTAAGAACTGTCTATCTAAATTGCCGTGGTGCTTTTGCTTGCTTCTACACTTGGAAATTTTGTAAGGAACTTTTTAGACATGTCATTGCCTGATCACACAATTATGGTGATATTCTATCTCACAACAGATCCATGTTGGAGTCTGATGCATCTGATTTAATTATGCTACACCCTGCATCTTCTTGGACTGTTTTTATTTCTCAACTATGCTACATTtgctcctagactatataaggaatGGGATTGTAAGAATGAATGAGTTTGGAATGATAAACATTACCATGTTTTTATGACCACTGTAGCTCTTCACGGATGCTGGCCAGTATGCTATCCGGTTTGGTGATGAGGGGCAAAGCCACAAGTTTGCTCTCGCTTCAGATGTAAGTGTTATCACTTGCCGTTTGTTATGCCTGAATGTATGGGTGCCCACCTTTCCCAGTTAGCTTGTCTCAAATATGCTCCAGGTTGAAGAATTGCATGTTGTTCGCCAGCTGACTTTGCCTGAAAGGGCAGTGGCTCTTGCTCTCGCGATTTCCTTGGACAGTGATTACTTCTCTAGAAGAGGTGGCTGGTAAGTAATTGTCCTTTGTTCCAAATTTGATTTGTCACTTGTCAGGACTTAAGTGGATTCTGTTTTACTGGTTGACGACCTCCGGCGCTTGAAATTGATCAGAGTGTCTTTGCTCCTTTCAGGGGACTTCCGTTTCTGATTGCCACAGAGTAGACACGTACCACCATCGCCCATATACAAGgaaaaacattttttttttgttatttttcattCCTGAAGAAGGCTAGCAGTTACACTCAGTACTGTTATCAGGTGATTGGCATCGTCGCCAGAGGCAGGAATCGTTTCTGCGTGCTTCTGCTTCAGACGAAACTTGAAAGCGGAGGTTGCCTAAGGAGAGATTTCCAAAGCCTTTCTTTCCCCTTTGTTTCTGTATGCATAGTGGAAGCAATTCATCCCTCTGTTATGGAGATGCACACATACATTGAAGTTCTAGTCCACTGGAGCCTGGTGTTCACGGTGGAACTCGTCTGCTAAGCCCACTTACATCCCTACTGTCAGGTGACTGCACGTCTGCACCTGGGTGTATATTGTTTAGGCAGCTGTGCGTACTGAATTGATCCATGCCTCACTGATATTTTGAAACTGATCACCACCCATTGGGTGAGTGCCCCTGAATAGGAGGGGGGCTGGAGGCCAAAAGCGCGTGGGCTTGAACACTTGTGCCAGGGCCCAAGTCCCCGCTTCTACCTCTTTCCCTTTCCCCGCCAAAACcacccctttctcttctctctaCATCGCGGTGATAGAAAACAATTTTTTTATCACCGCACCAGCAGGCTAGGGCGCTAGGCTAGCAGACACGGGAGTAAACGCTGCCGCAGTGCTGCTGATGGCAGGGCTAGTGACTTATGTGTTGTTCGGCTGGACCGAAATGGGCACCGTTTACGCTGGATTTTATGGTTTATACTTaaattttatgagagaaaaacactagtgcagctggaagaaaaaaaaaaggcaagCCAGC from Miscanthus floridulus cultivar M001 chromosome 11, ASM1932011v1, whole genome shotgun sequence includes these protein-coding regions:
- the LOC136493593 gene encoding altered inheritance rate of mitochondria protein 25-like isoform X1; translation: MRWLSRLLSHAAAAGRASAAARSTPSLVKGGSHGFASGGRDGSPAVPREWLRKLWVDELRKQKEAARRWGVGASPGNAGGGAEPSLGAYASSVEAAGATREAPSRNYQYEYRDLNPFEAKLAPLLARANLIIARDIEWANIMFAFEQESRYIIMDPLFPQSPVGFIREKSNVIFRQLLRTRRPFVAEITDAMGNEIFKVRRPFWWINSSIYAEVDGKEVGVVHRRWHLWRRIYDLYLGNRQFAVVENPGFWNWTFSLVDEDDKLLAQIDRNWRGIGFELFTDAGQYAIRFGDEGQSHKFALASDVEELHVVRQLTLPERAVALALAISLDSDYFSRRGGWGLPFLIATE
- the LOC136493593 gene encoding altered inheritance rate of mitochondria protein 25-like isoform X2, with protein sequence MRWLSRLLSHAAAAGRASAAARSTPSLVKGGSHGFASGGRDGSPAVPREWLRKLWVDELRKQKEAARRWGVGASPGNAGGGAEPSLGAYASSVEAAGATREAPSRNYQYEYRDLNPFEAKLAPLLARANLIIARDIEWANIMFAFEQESRYIIMDPLFPQSPVGFIREKSNVIFRQLLRTRRPFVAEITDAMGNEIFKVRRPFWWINSSIYAEVDGKEVGVVHRRWHLWRRIYDLYLGNRQFAVVENPGFWNWTFSLVDEDDKLLAQIDRNWRGIGFELFTDAGQYAIRFGDEGQSHKFALASDLTLPERAVALALAISLDSDYFSRRGGWGLPFLIATE